TATTCAAATTTATCAATATTATAATTTTAGGTACCTCCTGGCGAGCCTCctggccgggcgggcggcggccgggcgagccggccgggcgccggcggggcggcgcgtggggccgggcgggccgccggccgggcgcggaggcggggcggCGCCCGGGGgagccgggcgggcggcggcggtccggCGCCCGGGGCCtagccgggcgggcggcggcgggccggcgcgtGGGGGCgagccgggcgggcggcggccgggcgagccggccgggcgccggcggggcggcgcgtggGGCTGGGCGAGTCGCCTGCCGGGCGGCAGCGGGGTCGGCGCCCGGGCGAGCCGGGCGGGCGCCGGCNNNNNNNNNNNNNNNNNNNNNNNNNNNNNNNNNNNNNNNNNNNNNNNNNNNNNNNNNNNNNNNNNNNNNNNNNNNNNNNNNNNNNNNNNNNNNNNNNNNNGCCATCCTGGCGCCGAGCCTTGGCGCCacggatcttggcgccgaggctCGGCGCCacggatcttggcgccgagcctcCGCGCCACGTCAGCCGGCGCCCGCCACGTCGGAGGCGGGGCgtggggaccttggcgccaggatggctggcgccaagacgttataccttggcgccagccagcctggcgccaagccgagggtccattttcggaattggtttcgccaggggcctatttgtgaaattttttcgcaaaaagggccaaaaaacaaaaaagtcagCCTTGGGGGCGCCGCTTTGGAGTGCCTTGCGCAACCACTACCATGGTGTTTCCACACTTCAGCGGTGGTCCCTCTCGTTGTCCTGTACCTGTGGTGCTTCTCATCTCACCCTCTCTTCTCTcatctttcttcttccatgTCATGGCTCCGCTCTGCTCTGGTAGTTGCAGCTAGGATCTGGCGAGCTCTATTACTAGGCTTCTTACTTCTTCTTCATCCTATCTGTTTGGTTGACGGTGGCTGCATTCGTTGGTGGCCCGAGGGGcttcctcccccccccccccagggCATTGGAGGGACCTTGACTTAGGCCATGTTTAAGTTTCCtcctaactcccaactttgacactatgcaaaaagaagattctccatcacatcaaacttgcgatacatgtatggagtactaaatgtaaatgaaattaaaaactaattgcacagttttgttgtactttgcgagacgaatcttttgagcctaattagtcaatatttggacaataattcacaaatacaaacgaaacgctacagttgcgcatttatgacaaaatgtcaattttgccactcccaaattgggaactaaacaaggctttaTTGGTAAATTGAGAAGCCAGCCCCCTTTTTCTAGCTTGATGCGGGCAGCCTCGTCAACTCCGAGTTTGGGATACCATCGGCAACTCAGTGAAGTGCGGCAGCTGGATGCAGACTGACAAACTTTGGTGTCTCCGCAACCGCTCGTAGATGGGTTGTTTTCGTGTTCGAAAAAGTGTTATGATCTCTTCTCCTATCTGAAGTCGGGTTAGTGTGGACAGGGGGCTCGTTCTTTTCGAGATGATCCTCCCCCTTCAAGCTCTCACCGTTCTCCTCGGAGGGCGTCGGAGGGCATCAAGAAGAGTGGCAACCAGAAAACCAGGGTGGGTAACCGGGGTTGAAGCTCATAAATGGTCAGTGCGGACTCGGCAAAGTAAGTCGCTTGGTAATTGGGCAATCCGGTGATCGGCAGTTTACTCAGGGTGGTACTTGGAGGTGTGCTcaacctttttctttctctttgttTGTAATTTTCTCTCTTTCGGCCTTGCCGATCTCATGTTTTTCTCTTCGGCTTCCCGAGATGATCTGTGTAAGTTTTTGTAACCGTCCCTGTTCGGGGTCTTTCGATCAATGAAAAGTAGGTGGGGGACGGACCCGACTTGCAACAGTGCATATCACCATGATATCATATTCGTAATCTATTaggattgtttttttttttgaaagatccgGCACCATCTATAAGGATTGTTGAGGACTAAAAATAGATTGTGCTATTGTTTCTTTGGAACTAATTTGTTGATTTTGTATTCTTATCTTAGCCTTTACCATACATATTGTCCCAGGAGCATAGACTAGACCCAAAACACCGGTTTATCACGTAACCGTATGTACGTCGTACAGCTACAAATCGTCGTACAAACTCGATGGAAGAACAAAAAAACATTGAGCACGTGAGGACGAAATAGTGAAGGACAAAGAATTCAATTTGACAAAAAAGGAGCTCAACCTGCGTCGATAAACACATATTAGGCGATGATCTAAGGAACTCGATTGCAAATTTTTGTGTGCTCGGGGACATGTATGAGTTCGCCATGGCAGGTCGCAAATGATTTTTGTATCTCCTTATTACAGATGATACAAGATTCACGTCGATCTACTAGAGCTACTTGCAATATGCAAACCATGACGAGGGGTCGGACTTCTTGCTGTAACAAGCTGGATGGGTAGGTTTGTTGTGCAGCCTGAATGAGCACTTGAGCAGCATGGCATTGCATATCTGCATGTGAGTCACAAGTAAAAGTGACCCGGTCTATATCACTGGCTGGATATATCGAGCAATTTGAGTTTCACATGTAATCACTGATTGACATTCAAGTAAAAAGATTGATGATCAGAtccacacacacaaaaaaagcaGAGATGGAGACACGAGAGATATGGGAGAGAGAAACGTAAAGATAGTATAGTAAGGATTTGTTTGGTTGGTGCTTGCTGCCCCCAACATGCCAAGCCAAAATTTGGCTATGGACAAATATGGGCAAAGCCAAAacgtgaaaaaaaaattgaaatttttTTTCGTTTGAGCCATCCTTGCTTGGAAAAAAAGGTCATTTGAATGGTAGCCACGCCAAATTTTGTCATAACTATTGTTAATACAAGAGCCCATgtgatattttttttgtgttGAAATATAGTCATGTGCAATCTTATTTTTAAAGATAAATTACAAAGAATATTACGGAGAAACAAATCATAAATCAAATGTATGATAGTGAATATTAGCATTTGAAGTTTGATAATCCAAAAACTTTACATACAACCCATGGATGCTAAACAACTCATCGTTTAAGGGAACTACAATACAACCAGGCAGCTACGTTACCTCCGCGGAGGCAAGGCTCGACCGTTGATTTGTAGTTGGCACGTGTAGGTGTAGGACAGCCAAATCTCAACCTATAATCAAATAGGGACCAAATTTTAAGACATGCTACGCCTTGATTTGGCTAGAGCTGGTAAGTAGGGGCGAAGCTAGCTCGAAACGGCGCTGGAGTTCATCAGCATTAGATACCGAGATCATTCAGCATAACACGACAGTATGAAATAGTAATCCTCACTAATTTTAGAAAAATCGTCGGGGTCAACTGACCCCAACAAAGTGGCCTAGCTCCGCCCCTGCCTACCAGCAATGTCGTCGTTGATCTAACGTAGGGCAAGGGGTAGCATGCACTAAAACATAGGGCATGATGGTGATCTACAGTAACTATCAAGACTAACAGCCATTGTGTATTTGTGTGTAGGCTTGAATAGTTGGTACGCAACATATAAATGTCTCTCTCTTAGTTGATTAGCAAAGCCATTTATATGTTGATTTGGTTAGGAAATTGTTAAAGGTGAAATGAAAAATCTTTCAATTGATATGATACCTTTAAACTATGGAAAAAATTGCAACGTTCGCTTCAATGGTCCTCGCATCGACCACGATGGAATTTACAGATCAAAGTCCAACGGAGTGCTCTGTTCTGCGGTTAGATGAGgtgtgatgaactgatgatgggCTAGGACCTAGACACCATGCTCAAAGACGACGAAGGTCAAGACAAGGTTATCGTCAcgtcttcttcttttccctttttattaAGGACAACACAAAACTGCCTGCCAAGGTTATTGTCTCGTattcttttcctttctaaaaGAAAAAGGTCAGACGTATCCTTTTACTTGTTTCTTTCAGGAAGAAAAGTCTCGCTCGCCTAACGCCGCCTCTGGAACCATCTTTGCGAGGACACTGACCGCCACGCACGACCACACAGCCGGCGGAGACACCCCTCGGTGGGCCCCCACTGTGTGAGCCCGCACCTTCCCCAGCGAGCAAACCACCCGTCCCATTCCATTCCCCACCCCCCAAATCTTGCGGCCACAAGCAAAGGCCACTCACCCTTCCCCTCCTTCCCTACCCGCGCTGCCGGCCGGGCGGACCAATCCGATGGCTTGACTGCCCCCTCCAGCGCACCACGGCGCCTACAAGctcccgccacgccgccgccgttggcggcggcggcggcgtctgccGTCGCCCTGGCTGCTACGCCGGCACGGACGCCGCGCTCTGCGACGACCTGCTGCAGGAGGTGTTCCGCctcctgccgcccgccgccgcgccggccgtgtCCCTCGTCTCCCGGCGCTGGCTCTCGCTCCTCAGGGCCTCCACATCGTCCCTGACCCTCCGCCTGCCGGCCTCCCCGGATGCCGCGCCAGCGGCGGGGACGGCGACCCTCGCCGCCCTGCTGTCCCACTACCCGTTCCTCTCCGCCCTGACCGTCGTCTCCGCTGCTACTCcggccggcgacgccgacgccgtgcTGCTCGCTgtcgcggccgcgccggccgccgcccggttCTCCACGCTGCGGCTGCTACCCGATTCGGCGGTCTCCCCCGCCGCGCTGGTCGCCGCCTGCCCTGCCCTGTCCGGCCTCACGTCGCTCCACCTCACCGCCGTCCGCCCCCTGTCGTTCCGCTGGCTCGAGCTCTTGCCGCGCCTCAAGTCGTTCGCCCTCGTCAACTCCGCCGCCAGCGTTGACTACGCCGGCTCAAGCTCGGATGATGCCGGCGGTGGCGAAGCCGAGGCCGCGGGGGCCTTGCCGCTGGAAAGGCTGTCGCTTTGCGGCATCCGCTCAGGCGACAGAGGGCTTGGATGGctctggcggcggtgcgggagcCTCAAGTGGCTGCAACTGCGCGCCTGCGACGGCACTGGAGACGGGCCCGCGTCGCTGGCCTTCGCGGGCTGCCTCGCTGGATTGCTCGCGCTTGAGCTTCGTGCTTGCCGTTCTGTCGCCGACCGTGTTCTCCTCCTTGCAGCTGACCATTGCCACGCGCTGACATCCCTCCTTGTTTATGACGGTGGCAGCAGCGAGGCCCTTCACCGGTTCATCCAACAGCGTGCTGCTGGTCTGCACACCTTGGACCTTCGCCTACCGCTCGACCTGCACAATGATCATCTCCTTGCCATTGGAGCCGAGCCAATTCACGGCGGTCGGGACCCCAAACATAGCCTAGTGGCACTTCGCCTTCAGAGCTGCGTCCTAATCACAGGAGATGGACTCCGGTCTCTTGCGCGAACAGCCACTGGGGCGAGCATCGAAGAGCTTGCCTTGGTTAGCTGTGATGTCGTGGAACGGGAGCCCGGGTTACTGACATTTCTCAGTCAAAGCATGCGGCGTCTTCGTCGTCTTGACTTGTCTTACAATGAGACACTGAGTGACAAGGTGATTGGTGCCATGCTGTCATCCTGCCGGAATCTCATCGACATCAGACTCAGGGGATGCCGGGGACTGACGGGGGGCTCCCTGGTCTCGCTTCTCAGGCACTGTGGGCAATCACTGGAGATCCTCGACCTCTCCCGCTGTCCTAGCATTGCTGTTGGCAATGTCGAACTCTTTGCTCAGCGCGCCACTCGATTGAATCATATGATCATCGAGGAGAGCGTGATATCAGAGGAATTGAAGGCAATCGCTCAGAAGAAAGGACTGAAGATTGGCTCATTATTGCCATGCGAAGGACCATTCTGAAGTCAGGTAATCCCCTTCAGAATGCAACTGATGAATACTTGATTTCAGTGTACTCTTACTTGAATATTGGAATAAGGTGCTGCTGCTCTGTACTACTTGTGTATGCAACTTTATAACTATACAATTGAATGTATATACTATACTTGTATTCTTGTCATGGCAAGCCTCTTGGTGCCTCACATGTAAACTGAGGACCAAGAATGTGCTGCTGTATGTCTTCAAATAATTGGCATGGAAATAACACAGTAAATCTCAAATTCCATGTTCTTCTATTGCAATTTAATTATGTTGTTGCATCAATGATGTATGTAATCGCAGATATTGGTAACGTGCAACATAATCGTTGAATTGATGTATATTTGAGCAGATAATGGTGTAGTGGTCAATATATAATTTGGTAGTGGTCATGTATCTGTCAATTCAGGTACAAACAGCAAGGATGCGCATGACGCTGATTCAAATGTCAGTTTTCTTTGTATTCAAATGGGTTTGGGTAGCTGTATACATTATGCACCTCATTATAGCTGGACGGTATGTATTCTCATCCAACTAGATGTGGCTTACTGAGCTATTGTAATCTGTTGCATTCTACATTATTTGATAGTGTGGATTTGTTGTaagttgaaaaaaaatgtgtttgTTATAATAAATGTAGTATGCTTCTCTCTACAGTAACCGAATTAACCACTGAGTCACATTTTGTTGACAAACTCTCAACGTGTAACGCTGCCCGCCGGGTTAGGGGCCAGGTTAGGAGTACAAGTCACGTTGGCGCGCTGACATGAAAGGTGTTAAGCTAAAATAATTATGAAATATGATTTGTTATCTTATACACTCAAAGTAGCATCACATCGATGAATCgaaccaaataaaaaataaaacataatctAAAATCAAATTGATCGCATCCAATATTAAATTcgtacattttttttttatcgtaATGAGCATTCGAGCACTATGTAATTTTTTTCTTAGAAATTCATTGACTTTTGGGCGTCAGTAGATATAGCTAACGGATTGACGTGCTATGGTACACTGATTTTTGGTTTCTGatagaaataaaagataaagttaGCGACGAATGAATAATTCAATCGTATTTGCGagtttataatttgatagaaATAAAAGATGAACAGTTTGAGAAATACTAGAGTTTTGACACATTTTTTTAGACCAAATCATTACCAACATACTAGAGCTGCACCGACGCGTCGGGTTCCTACGTCATCTACGCACCAGTGGATGTCGTGGCCATGAACGTTGTCCTCAACGGCGGTGATCCTGACTATGTGGCGCTCTTGCCATCGGGCTTTGCCGTCCTACCCGACAGCCCAGCTGGGGGCAGCATGCCAGCATGCAAGGGGACAGCGGCGTCGGCTCAGGTGGCTCGCTCCTGACGACTGACGGTGGCGTTCCAGATACCAGTGGGCTCTGTACCCACAGCCAAGCTCTCGCTGGGTTCAGTGGCAACGGTGAACAGCCTCATCGCCTGCACCGTGGAGCGCATCAAGGCCGCGGTCTCAGGCGAGAGCAATCCCCAGCAGCTTCGTTGAATCTAAGTGTTCTTATCCTTGCATTGGAGGTATGTGCAACGTTAGAACCTGCAAAATTTCATCATTTGGTTTCTTCTGAATACTGATGATTTTTATCAGTGATCCTTTTGCGGGAGCAGCAAATTTTAGAGCTTTCATCAGTGGGAAGTCAATAACGCACCTCAGACTCTCCTTGCCATGTGGTGTGGTGCTCATAGTTTGGGTTATTTTTCACCTAGTTTCCGCAAAATTTCCGGAAATTCCAAGATATGTTTCAGTTGTCAAAGAAAATGCGTCACCACTACGCAAGGGCAGTTGGTTCGGGACTTCGGGTATTGACTTCCTCTTCATGTTGGCCTCTCGGATGCTGCTACTTATGATTTTTAGGGTTCTTGTCTTGTGGAGTACAAAACCGTAATTTAGCCTGTAATTTGTGCTGTTGTTCAGACTTCTCCAGCATCCTGGTAGGAGTTCCAGGATAGATATTTGTGTGCCTTCAGTTCTATACTTTGCAGTGTTTCTGGTATCGGGCCACCATTTCAATCTTCCAAATGTGTTGTACGTGATGTGCTTGCGTTGCTGCATGCCTTTGTTCCTTCAAGTTCTCGATTTGTTCGGCTTTAGTGCCATGACCATGGAATGCCAATTTCTCAGTTATGTTCCCGCTGTTTTCAAGAAGATGAGCCTTATATTTGTCACAATATGCTATGCTGGGTAAAATGATTGCGTTCCATGGCCATGCCACCACTTCAATGTCCCAGACTATTTGCCAGGCACCTCAGCATGTTTAGGAGCCGTTTCATATGGTACAAGTACAACTTATCCTTCTGATGTACATAGAGGCAGAGACGTTACATTTACAACACTGTTTTCCCCTCAGAAGAAGCAGGAGTCACTTCATGTACAAACTCGAGCCCTGAGTGCCTCTCAAATAATCAAAATCATGTAACTGATACAATACAATTCCTTTTCTTGAAAATGAGCTTGGATCTTCAGCATCCTATGATCACGAAATAAGTTCTCTATGGACATGGCATTCTGCTAGCGAAATCAGTACCTGAACCATGGCCCTCATGATATATTCATGAAGGTAATTTCTCTTCATTCTGTCTTGGGAGGAGGTCCGCAAATGAAAAATCATGAAATGGTGGACCTGAAAATATTTGAAGCAAGAAATAGCAAGTCAGTTTACAATGCAGCGTTCTTCGCTTGATTCTATAAAACTTTAGTTTTATCCTTAGTTAACATGCATAATTTTTCATCTCACTATACTTAAATCGCAAGCATAGCTCTCTTAAGAAAATGAAAGGATGGTCATTCTACATCTAACTATTGAAGGGTTTGCAAAATTTTTACCTTTTTGCTCGGCTAAAAGGTAAAAGGGAACATGAGCTACCATCTTTGTTCCTCCTTCGCTCCAGTCAACAATACCAGGACCATTTCCTTGGGCAGTGGACGGTCCCAG
This sequence is a window from Setaria italica strain Yugu1 chromosome III, Setaria_italica_v2.0, whole genome shotgun sequence. Protein-coding genes within it:
- the LOC101779711 gene encoding F-box/LRR-repeat protein 4 encodes the protein MEFTDQSPTECSVLRLDEPAETPLGGPPLCEPAPSPASKPPVPFHSPPPKSCGHKQRPLTLPLLPYPRCRPGGPIRWLDCPLQRTTAPTSSRHAAAVGGGGGVCRRPGCYAGTDAALCDDLLQEVFRLLPPAAAPAVSLVSRRWLSLLRASTSSLTLRLPASPDAAPAAGTATLAALLSHYPFLSALTVVSAATPAGDADAVLLAVAAAPAAARFSTLRLLPDSAVSPAALVAACPALSGLTSLHLTAVRPLSFRWLELLPRLKSFALVNSAASVDYAGSSSDDAGGGEAEAAGALPLERLSLCGIRSGDRGLGWLWRRCGSLKWLQLRACDGTGDGPASLAFAGCLAGLLALELRACRSVADRVLLLAADHCHALTSLLVYDGGSSEALHRFIQQRAAGLHTLDLRLPLDLHNDHLLAIGAEPIHGGRDPKHSLVALRLQSCVLITGDGLRSLARTATGASIEELALVSCDVVEREPGLLTFLSQSMRRLRRLDLSYNETLSDKVIGAMLSSCRNLIDIRLRGCRGLTGGSLVSLLRHCGQSLEILDLSRCPSIAVGNVELFAQRATRLNHMIIEESVISEELKAIAQKKGLKIGSLLPCEGPF